In Acidobacteriota bacterium, the following are encoded in one genomic region:
- a CDS encoding DUF4143 domain-containing protein, translated as MLKEFIVYGGYPRVVLAHNDAEKQEVLKNIFNIYLLRDVRDMVGFMDDYKMLNLIKALSLQTGNVISYEELSTLAQQKTPELKKHLNMLEKTYIVHLLKPYFTNKRTELVKNPKIYFYDTGLRNAVIGDFKKMDSRLDKEALYENFVFSELMKRSFTLKYWRTKSKAEVDFIVNEKIPVEVKSVLSKPMIGKSIFSFITKYHVEKAFIFNENLFGLQKVNGTAIRFLYHFSELPIKLYKRVGHHILISFLPFPGERGK; from the coding sequence AGGAAGTTTTGAAAAATATTTTCAATATATACCTTTTACGGGATGTTAGAGACATGGTTGGATTCATGGATGATTACAAAATGCTGAATCTTATCAAAGCGCTCTCCTTGCAAACGGGAAATGTGATTTCGTATGAAGAGCTATCGACCCTCGCTCAACAGAAAACGCCTGAACTGAAAAAACATCTTAACATGCTGGAAAAGACTTACATCGTTCATCTTCTGAAGCCGTACTTTACAAATAAAAGAACGGAACTTGTGAAGAACCCAAAGATCTATTTCTACGATACAGGACTGAGGAATGCCGTGATAGGCGATTTCAAAAAGATGGACTCACGACTGGATAAGGAAGCCCTCTATGAAAATTTTGTATTCTCGGAATTGATGAAACGATCCTTTACTTTGAAATACTGGCGAACGAAATCAAAGGCGGAAGTTGATTTTATAGTTAATGAGAAGATTCCCGTGGAAGTAAAATCAGTATTATCAAAACCTATGATTGGCAAATCAATCTTTAGCTTTATAACCAAGTACCATGTTGAAAAAGCCTTTATCTTCAATGAAAACCTTTTCGGATTGCAGAAGGTGAATGGAACCGCAATTCGATTCTTGTATCACTTCTCAGAACTCCCAATAAAACTCTATAAAAGAGTTGGCCATCACATTCTCATCTCATTCTTACCCTTCCCTGGAGAAAGGGGAAAATGA